One Miscanthus floridulus cultivar M001 chromosome 11, ASM1932011v1, whole genome shotgun sequence DNA window includes the following coding sequences:
- the LOC136490848 gene encoding uncharacterized protein — translation MSCSDDSVEQRRANVEVIMPMPDLDGGVLHSSSGSGAAATASSASPDVATLVERAIAKLPPELAAQAVDTKRKAKSQDPGWKYGWWPDASKKDFVQCIFCKKIVPSGIKRFKQHLAGGYGDAVGCPSAPEVVKKEMADYLKKNSRTILALNPTLGEDEEQQDDATAAEEPAAVPEPSSGTKVKQKKRIAQAAISSFTVTAAPKPATQKMSRSVSSMLCKSPEEVVEERHKSKHSQPTLEHCTKKSKEAKVVVDDHVADFFYENRIPLKVINSRSWEVLIESIGQYGPGYRSPSYHDIRVPLLEKAVNRTSELRKKHEEAWKEYGCTIMSDGWTDTSHRHLINFLANSPAGTFFLGSVDASSEIANGPLLADLLEKQIDKVGKEHVVQIVTDNGANFKAAGRLLMERIPHLFWTPCAAHCLDLLLEDIGKIKEFNTCINMAKKVCRFMYKHGRILDLMRDKIGGDLVRPAITRFATSFLTLASMHKNKTGLRNLVVSEEWQATNFSSTTEGRQVENIILSMPFWNKVELCIRATQPLLVALRIADGDETPAAPEIMAAMDHAKAAIKDSLKDKPNLLKEVLEYFDKRWENQMEQQLYGAALYLNPSKYFAIREKDRRQATKLRIMFNQVMWKMVSDDEDQNKISKQADDYERSEGQSFSKPGAIRDRDRKNPILWWGAYGGLTYELQCLAKRIVSLCCSASGCERNWSEFSTIHTKKRNRLEHKRLNKLVYVSYNRKMENRFKNIRELGSKGKRSNPLLLDEFHWENEWVNDNCEPVHEGAANAITWANVDDAIGATQGLEGRNLPRAAAARTAIPAPVRHTYARKRPRNTVAQDLDEIDDEEQDQQVESDSATPMDEDEESAPPPTATADGHGGFHFNDDLLY, via the exons ATGAGCTGCTCTGACGACT CTGTGGAGCAACGACGTGCAAACGTGGAAGTGATAATGCCGATGCCTGACCTTGACGGAGGTGTTCTACATTCATCATCTGGGTCAGGTGCAGCTGCCACGGCTTCCTCAGCTAGTCCAGATGTTGCAACACTAGTTGAGAGGGCTATTGCAAAGCTACCTCCAGAGCTTGCTGCCCAAGCTGTTGACACCAAGAGGAAGGCAAAATCACAAGATCCAGGATGGAAGTATGGGTGGTGGCCAGATGCTTCGAAGAAGGATTTTGTGCAGTGCATATTTTGCAAAAAGATTGTCCCCTCTGGAATAAAAAGATTCAAGCAGCACCTTGCCGGGGGGTATGGAGATGCAGTTGGATGTCCTAGTGCTCCAGAAGTAGTTAAGAAGGAGATGGCTGATTACCTGAAAAAGAACTCAAGAACTATTCTAGCTTTGAATCCTACATTAGGTGAAGATGAAGAGCAACAAGATGATGCTACTGCTGCAGAAGAACCAGCAGCTGTACCAGAACCAAGCTCTGGAACAAAAGTCAAGCAAAAGAAGAGGATTGCTCAGGCTGCCATCTCTTCTTTCACTGTCACTGCTGCACCAAAACCAGCCACTCAAAAAATGTCCAGATCAGTGAGCTCAATGCTTTGCAAGTCACCGGAAGAAGTAGTTGAAGAGAGGCACAAATCCAAGCATAGTCAACCTACACTTGAGCATTGCACAAAGAAAAGTAAGGAGGCCAAAGTAGTTGTTGATGATCATGTTGCAGATTTCTTCTATGAGAATCGCATTCCATTGAAAGTCATTAATTCTAGAAGCTGGGAAGTTTTGATTGAGTCAATTGGACAATACGGCCCTGGGTACCGCTCACCATCATATCATGATATAAGGGTACCACTGCTTGAAAAGGCTGTGAACAGGACATCAGAGTTGAGGAAGAAGCATGAGGAGGCTTGGAAGGAATATGGCTGCACCATAATGTCCGATGGGTGGACTGACACAAGCCATCGCCATCTCATCAATTTCCTTGCTAACAGTCCAGCAGGGACTTTCTTTCTAGGGTCTGTTGATGCTTCAAGTGAGATAGCAAATGGaccattgttggctgatttgttggagAAGCAAATAGATAAGGTTGGGAAGGAACATGTGGTACAGATTGTCACTGACAATGGAGCCAACTTCAAGGCTGCAGGGAGGCTTTTAATGGAGAGGATCCCACATCTATTTTGGACACCATGTGCTGCCCATTGCTTGGATTTGTTATTAGAGGACATTGGGAAGATCAAGGAATTCAACACTTGCATCAACATGGCAAAGAAGGTGTGTAGGTTCATGTACAAGCATGGGAGGATTCTAGATCTCATGCGAGATAAGATTGGAGGAGATCTTGTGAGGCCAGCTATAACTCGCTTTGCCACTTCATTTCTCACATTAGCAAGCATGCATAAGAACAAGACTGGATTGAGGAATTTAGTGGTTAGTGAGGAATGGCAAGCTACCAATTTCTCTAGCACTACAGAAGGCCGGCAAGTTGAGAACATTATCCTTTCAATGCCATTTTGGAATAAAGTGGAATTATGCATAAGAGCTACACAGCCACTTCTTGTTGCTCTTAGGATTGCAGATGGAGATGAGACACCTGCGGCTCCTGAGATTATGGCAGCCATGGATCATGCAAAGGCTGCAATCAAGGATTCTTTGAAAGACAAACCAAATTTACTCAAAGAGGTACTAGAATATTTTGACAAGAGATGGGAAAACCAAATGGAGCAGCAGTTGTATGGAGCAGCCCTATACTTGAATCCAAGCAAGTACTTTGCCATAAGGGAAAAAGATAGGAGACAAGCCACAAAGCTGAGAATTATGTTTAATCAAGTTATGTGGAAGATGGTGAGTGATGATGAGGACCAAAACAAGATAAGCAAGCAAGCAGATGACTATGAGAGGTCTGAAGGCCAATCCTTCTCAAAGCCAGGAGCAATAAGAGACAGAGATAGAAAAAATCCTA TTCTTTGGTGGGGTGCATATGGTGGCCTGACATATGAACTTCAATGTTTAGCAAAAAGGATTGTTAGCCTTTGTTGTTCTGCATCTGGATGCGAGCGTAATTGGAGTGAATTTTCTACT ATCCATACAAAAAAGAGAAACCGGTTAGAGCACAAAAGGTTAAATAAGTTGGTATATGTCAGCTACAACCGCAAGATGGAAAACAGATTTAAAAACATTAGAGAGCTGGGTTCCaaaggaaagcgatcaaatccacTCTTGCTTGATGAATTTCATTGGGAAAATGAATGGGTCAATGAcaattgtgaaccagttcatgaagGTGCTGCCAATGCTATTACTTGGGCTAATGTGGATGATGCTATTGGTGCAACTCAGGGTCTAGAGGGCCGTAACTTGcctagggctgctgctgctcgtactGCTATTCCTGCCCCTGTGAGGCATACTTATGCTAGGAAGCGTCCAAGGAACACAGTGGCTCAAGATCTTGATGAAATAGATGATGAAGAACAAGATCAGCAAGTAGAATCTGATTCAGCAACACCTATGGATGAGGATGAAGAATCTGCACCACCACCAACAGCAACTGCAGATGGACATGGAGGCTTCCATTTCAATGATGATTTGCTTTATTAG